A region of Bradyrhizobium sp. SZCCHNS1050 DNA encodes the following proteins:
- a CDS encoding NUDIX hydrolase — MTDVVIHRVTTLDLKVEPWDWPFAKQRRDDIAAHFAECQRARPGLWNGRVLLGRNPRFADSRFTASYFETDFASLLAWRDWGFPDRTAFNGFGMGALRAADGAFVLGEMGAHTANAGRLYFPAGTPDLADVSDGVLDLAANVAREVEEETGLAPSDYQAAAHWDCVVTGASIALMRVLDASDMGEALQRRIEANLAAQDEPELCSIRLVRSRNDLTAAMPRFVTAFLETQFSPGEPSS, encoded by the coding sequence ATGACGGACGTCGTCATCCACCGCGTCACCACGCTCGACCTCAAGGTCGAGCCGTGGGACTGGCCGTTCGCGAAACAGCGCCGCGACGACATCGCGGCGCATTTCGCCGAATGCCAGCGCGCCAGGCCGGGGCTGTGGAACGGCCGCGTGCTGCTCGGGCGCAACCCGCGCTTCGCGGATAGCCGGTTCACCGCGAGCTATTTCGAGACCGATTTCGCCAGCCTGCTGGCGTGGCGCGACTGGGGCTTTCCGGATCGCACCGCCTTCAACGGCTTCGGCATGGGCGCGCTGCGTGCCGCCGACGGCGCCTTCGTGCTCGGCGAGATGGGCGCGCATACCGCCAATGCCGGCCGGCTGTATTTTCCCGCCGGCACGCCGGATCTCGCCGACGTCAGCGACGGCGTGCTCGATCTCGCCGCCAACGTCGCGCGCGAGGTCGAGGAGGAGACGGGACTCGCGCCATCGGACTATCAGGCCGCGGCGCATTGGGACTGTGTCGTGACCGGCGCGTCGATCGCGCTGATGCGCGTGCTCGACGCCTCTGACATGGGCGAGGCTCTGCAGCGCCGCATCGAGGCCAACCTCGCGGCTCAGGACGAGCCGGAACTCTGCTCGATACGGCTGGTTCGAAGCCGGAATGATCTGACTGCGGCGATGCCGCGCTTCGTGACCGCCTTCCTCGAAACGCAATTCAGCCCAGGAGAGCCGTCCTCATGA